A segment of the Caldisericum sp. genome:
AACTTTTAAAACTTTTTACTTTCTTGTAGAAATGCCGAGGAGTTTATAAACAAGGCAAAAACCTGTAAGCCCTGTAATCAGTGCAATCACACCGATAATTATGAAAATAACTTTAACTGTTGGATTGAGTGTTGCAAAAACAGAAATAAGTATCAATACTAATCCAACAATTATTCTAATAATTCTATCAACATTTCCTTCGTTTGGAATAGGACATCCTTTCATTTTTCACCTCCTGTAAATTTTTACCACGTTCAATTATACAACCAAAAACTCATTTGTCAATCAAATAAATATACACAAGATTTATTCATATCTTAGCGCCTCAACCGGGTTGAGTTTGGATGCTTTTACCGCAGGATAAACACCAAAGAACACACCAACAGCAACTGAAACACTGAATCCTACGATGATTGAAGTTGGAGTTATTGCAGTTGGCGAAAGGCTACTTGCAAGCCTTGCTCCAACAACACCAATAATAATTCCTATTATTCCGCCAACTACTGTAATCACAATGGACTCGAACAAGAACTGTAATAAGATATCCCTTGAGTTTGCACCTACAGCCTTTCTTATGCCTATTTCTCTTGTCCTTTCTGCAACAGTTGCAAGCATAATGTTCATTATTCCAATGCCACCTACAATAAGTGCAATAAGGCCAATTAGTGTAAGTGCCGTTGTAAGGATAGAAGTTGCAGTGTTTGCAAGGTCTGCAAATTGAGCCATATCTGAAATAGTAAAGTTTTCAACGCCGTGCTTATTCATTAGAAGTGTCTTTACAAGAGCAATAAGAACATCCTTTGACATGCCCTGAGGAGGTTTCATATAGATTGCACCTAATGAATTTGTATTGGTTATTGTGATAAATTTGGTTATAGGAATAAAGATATTTCTATCAACGCTTCCAAACATAGTACTTCCCTGTGGTAAAAGAACGCCAATAATGTAAAACTTTGTATTGAGGAGATTTATACTTTTCCCAATGGGTGACTCTGTTCCAAATAGGTCCACTGCAATTTTTGACCCAAGAATAGCATAATTCATATAACCATTTACATCAGTTGCAGTAAAGCCTCTCCCGGATGAAAGGTCATAGCCAAGAGCAGTAAGGAAATCTTCGTTAACGCCATTAACAGTTACGGAAATTTCGTTTTCACCAACTTTTACAGTTGACCTTGCGGTCGTAAGAGATGGTGTTGCTATAAGCCCTGGAATCTCACTTTTAAGAAACTTCACATCATCATAAGTAAGTGGTTTTGTAATCGTGCTTCCAACAGATGAAAACGCCCTTCGTATATCGTTAACCTTTCCAGGCGTTACGATGATAGCATCCGAACCAAGTTTATTAATGCTTGAAAGGATCTGCTGTTGTGCCCCATACCCAAAAGAGGTTATGAGGATGAGGGAAGCAACACCTACAACAATACCAAGCGTTGAGAGAATTGACCTCATTCTATTCAACCTCAGGGAATCAAAAGCCATTCTAAACAATCTTATGATTTTCATATGCCCTCCTCATCAACATCATAAACAATCCTGTTGATCTCTTCTCCTTCGATGAGCCCGTCCTTTATCTTTATGATTCTCTCGGTGAATTTTGTAATATTAAGGTCGTGCGTTACTATAATTTCTGTCATCCCTTCTTTGTGAAGTTCTTTTAGAATTTTCAAAATTTCAAGTCCTGTTTTTGAGTCAAGGTTTCCTGTTGGTTCATCTGCAAATAGAATCTTTGGGTTGTTTATAAGTGCCCTTGCAATTGCAACCCTCTGCATTTCACCCCCGGAAAGTTGAGTTGGTCGGTTCTTTGTTCTATGCTTTAAACCAAACTTCTCAAGAAGTTCATAAGCCCTTCTTGTTGCATTCTTCACATCACCATTAGGGTTGTATTGAACTGGCAAAAGCACATTTTCAAGCACTGTAAGATGAGGAAGAAGGTTAAATGTCTGGAATACAAATCCGATTTTCTCATTTCTAACCCTTGATAATTCGTAGTCGTTCATCTTTGATACATCAACGCCTTCAAGGAAATATTCGCCCGATGTCGGTGTATCAAGACAACCTAAAATGTGCATAAGAGTAGATTTGCCTGAGCCTGAAGGTCCTATTACAGATATAAGTTCTCCCTCTGTAACATTAAGAGATACCCCTCGAAGTGCAGGAATTTCAACCTCACCCAATTTATAAACTTTAACAAGATTCCTTGCTTCAATCAAATATTGCATTGGTTATCCTCCAAATGGAGAATTATTCGGTGTTGTAGTTGTTTGAGGAATAAGGAGAACTGTATCACCCTCATTAAGCCCATCTACAACTTCAATGTAAATATTCGAAGAAATGCCTGTTTTTATTTCCACTCTTTCAACTTTTCCGTTAACGACTTTATCAACATAGGTCTTACCGTCTGCAAGGGTTACAACGGAAGACACAGGCACTGCAAGCACATGCTTCTTC
Coding sequences within it:
- a CDS encoding DUF2892 domain-containing protein; translation: MKGCPIPNEGNVDRIIRIIVGLVLILISVFATLNPTVKVIFIIIGVIALITGLTGFCLVYKLLGISTRK
- a CDS encoding ABC transporter permease codes for the protein MKIIRLFRMAFDSLRLNRMRSILSTLGIVVGVASLILITSFGYGAQQQILSSINKLGSDAIIVTPGKVNDIRRAFSSVGSTITKPLTYDDVKFLKSEIPGLIATPSLTTARSTVKVGENEISVTVNGVNEDFLTALGYDLSSGRGFTATDVNGYMNYAILGSKIAVDLFGTESPIGKSINLLNTKFYIIGVLLPQGSTMFGSVDRNIFIPITKFITITNTNSLGAIYMKPPQGMSKDVLIALVKTLLMNKHGVENFTISDMAQFADLANTATSILTTALTLIGLIALIVGGIGIMNIMLATVAERTREIGIRKAVGANSRDILLQFLFESIVITVVGGIIGIIIGVVGARLASSLSPTAITPTSIIVGFSVSVAVGVFFGVYPAVKASKLNPVEALRYE
- a CDS encoding ABC transporter ATP-binding protein, with translation MIEARNLVKVYKLGEVEIPALRGVSLNVTEGELISVIGPSGSGKSTLMHILGCLDTPTSGEYFLEGVDVSKMNDYELSRVRNEKIGFVFQTFNLLPHLTVLENVLLPVQYNPNGDVKNATRRAYELLEKFGLKHRTKNRPTQLSGGEMQRVAIARALINNPKILFADEPTGNLDSKTGLEILKILKELHKEGMTEIIVTHDLNITKFTERIIKIKDGLIEGEEINRIVYDVDEEGI